A window of Tetrapisispora phaffii CBS 4417 chromosome 9, complete genome contains these coding sequences:
- the YPT52 gene encoding Rab family GTPase YPT52 (similar to Saccharomyces cerevisiae YPT52 (YKR014C); ancestral locus Anc_1.289): MLQFKLVLLGDSSVGKSSIVYRFVKDSFDEFRESTIGAAFLSQTITLEENNQVIKFEIWDTAGQERYKSLAPMYYRNANAALVVYDVTAPDSLMKAKSWIEELKKKVGNEELVICLVGNKVDICEEDDTKRKIEFEEAKDWANDENLLFYEVSAKTGYNVKEVFQKIGEQLYEYKKAEQANKGTQDNSNITSNIRLQEPQASNPTSCC, from the coding sequence ATGTTACAATTCAAATTAGTTTTATTAGGTGATTCTTCAGTTGGTAAGTCATCTATTGTTTATAGGTTTGTCAAAGATTCATTTGATGAATTCAGGGAAAGTACTATCGGTGCCGCATTTTTATCTCAAACGATTACTTTGGAGGAAAACAACCAagtaattaaatttgagATATGGGATACAGCTGGTCAAGAACGTTATAAATCATTGGCCCCTATGTACTATAGAAATGCAAATGCAGCATTGGTAGTGTATGATGTTACGGCTCCAGATTCGCTGATGAAGGCTAAAAGTTGgattgaagaattgaaaaaaaaagtagGTAACGAGGAATTAGTCATATGTTTGGTTGGGAATAAAGTTGACATATgtgaagaagatgatacaaagagaaaaattgaatttgaagagGCTAAGGATTGGGCAAATGACGAAAATCTGTTGTTTTATGAAGTTAGTGCAAAAACAGGTTATAATGTAAAAGAAGTTTTCCAAAAGATTGGTGAACaattatatgaatataaGAAAGCAGAACAGGCAAATAAAGGCACCCAAGATAATAGCAACATTACATCCAACATTAGATTACAAGAGCCACAAGCTTCAAACCCTACATCCTGCTGTTAG
- the TPHA0I02740 gene encoding uncharacterized protein (similar to Saccharomyces cerevisiae NET1 (YJL076W) and TOF2 (YKR010C); ancestral locus Anc_1.294), whose amino-acid sequence MMYKIQVILIPPNSIDNSYYRVTSSNAFINNLNINNENATLNKAPFNGSGFTGYGNDQNINKPNSNDSMIGSSYNSMIFNPYNSMPNTNLLLLFPNYKKFLLFTKPDNTLLTVSNEIVTKCLKLYPGGENEIDILSLQDINNCDLDPDFIVKDVFVTDNIIKVILKNDINITSPSSLFSSNKKQKINNGTSINTQIPPYQPLQAAPVNTQNGYSNANGGITVIKKRQGSGNNIIRNGLTSNTMRISTPLVHQIYSRTNKHLNNSDDENENVDDGNDNNDMEAMDRSFLPPPHQPQSPPIRISSDFDSTKKIKSLVEDDTVSKSETVDPVKAKQQRIFLGTPIRNASMPNGVCLTGQKVMSEQRYSSLDAKSSIFANTRSISTVCKGNDKIALNDSRITSGMLSIPEPKLSEVEKQLHEGPSSPSTILPPKPDRIPMKKPYIPDNSDSDSDSDYMSDSSSSINSESSPSIEVKQNIIVQDMQRPTENGSPAPSHIKNNNRAKISDQVSDSSTFKLAELPQTGNVKGLNNKEEESKQKGNVKGSDDKEEESKQNGNSSQTLKPDTKGNINLEKSLVNSNKFINKLENVTLNNITSEAKEKPNNFSKHEILSMVDGNELDLNRPFKNLKGTSNKKPYTTVLHKDIDNSKPDPRNILPTRLPRNAARRAAEKLSTRYETISKFNADNDSTSESDSESSSGNESDRIASDVEADGDKDRLQSATGKVPHQNHNIVVRENNEIKKLNIHDLNTRVITSDPNTSTANTDKNIIPKQIISEKNESLSSSTKPTPKDIPGSQPPANTSRGVASLPNREVELNIQAPILSKKNNNIPVFEESNTSTVPQILRKPSFLESEIDSEVNDVFDKTTNESMNPISINKIPAVHSMNKPPAVHSKNQPPTIRSTNSKPSAAMPSIIKPSATMPSIIKPSATIPSSSKSSTTMPSNSIPPIAYTSNKKANNDTKTNSKLPTNTTNNIPPAFSSANNISAAFTPTNRRESVSNATKDTIEMQPSGKVKNLLSSQSVQKLNIQLSKESDSSSSSDGSTDSTSSDSDSSREDEEDSRFKNIREVNAALQKR is encoded by the coding sequence atgatgtACAAAATACAGGTAATCCTAATACCCCCAAATTCGATTGATAATTCTTACTATAGAGTGACTTCATCAAATGCATTTATAAACAATCtgaatattaataatgagaACGCAACGTTGAATAAAGCTCCCTTCAATGGTTCGGGATTCACGGGTTATGGAAAtgatcaaaatattaacaaaccaaattcaaatgattcCATGATAGGCAGTTCTTATAATTCTATGATATTCAATCCATACAATTCGATGCCTAATACAAATCTCCTTCTGTTATTTCCAAATTATAAGAAGTTTCTATTGTTTACAAAACCAGACAATACACTGTTGACGGTTTCTAATGAAATTGTCACTAAATGTTTGAAATTATATCCAGGTGGAGAAAAcgaaattgatattttgtcATTAcaagatattaataattgtGATTTAGATCCGGATTTTATAGTAAAAGACGTTTTTGTCACcgataatattataaaagtTATACTAAAAAATGACATAAACATAACCTCaccatcatcattattttcatcgAACAAGAagcaaaaaataaataatggGACATCAATAAACACACAAATACCGCCTTATCAACCATTACAAGCTGCACCTGTCAATACTCAGAATGGCTACTCAAACGCAAATGGTGGGATCACAGTAATCAAGAAGAGACAAGGTTCAggaaataatattataagaaaTGGTTTAACGAGCAATACGATGAGAATATCAACACCTTTAGTGCACCAGATCTACTCGCGTACAAATAAgcatttaaataattctgatgatgaaaatgaaaatgttgACGATGGCAATGACAATAATGACATGGAAGCTATGGATAGATCATTTCTTCCACCTCCACATCAACCTCAATCTCCGCCTATTAGAATTAGCTCAGATTTTGATAGcacaaaaaaaattaagtCATTAGTTGAGGATGATACGGTCTCAAAATCAGAAACAGTAGATCCAGTAAAAGCTAAACAGCAGAGAATATTCTTGGGGACACCAATAAGGAACGCATCGATGCCCAATGGAGTTTGCTTAACAGGACAAAAAGTCATGTCAGAACAAAGATATTCCAGTCTTGATGCCAAGTCGTCTATATTTGCAAATACTAGATCGATATCAACCGTATGCAAAGGTAATGACAAAATTGCATTAAACGATTCAAGAATTACATCAGGTATGCTATCTATACCCGAGCCAAAATTATCAGAAGTTGAAAAACAATTACATGAAGGTCCATCTAGTCCTTCAACTATTTTACCACCTAAACCTGATAGAATTCCAATGAAAAAACCATATATTCCTGATAATTCTGATTCTGATTCTGATTCTGATTATATGTCTGATTCATCTTCTAGTATAAATTCAGAATCATCTCCTAGCATAGAAGTTAAACAGAATATCATTGTACAAGATATGCAACGTCCGACTGAGAATGGATCCCCAGCACCAAGtcatattaaaaataataataggGCAAAAATAAGTGATCAAGTTAGTGACTCTTCAACTTTTAAATTAGCTGAGCTCCCTCAAACTGGGAATGTTAAAGGtttaaacaataaagaagaagaatctAAACAAAAGGGGAATGTTAAAGGTTCAGATGATAAAGAGGAAGAATCTAAACAAAATGGTAATAGCTCACAAACTCTGAAACCAGACACTAAAGGAAATATCAATCTTGAAAAATCTTTAGTAAATTCcaataaattcataaaTAAACTTGAGAATGTGACCCTGAATAACATAACTTCTGAAGCGAAAGAAAAACCAAACAATTTCAGTAAACATGAAATATTAAGTATGGTTGATGGAAATGAATTGGATTTAAATAGGccttttaaaaatttaaaggGTACAAGCAACAAAAAACCATACACTACAGTTTTACATAAGgatattgataattcaaAACCAGACCCTAGAAATATTTTGCCTACACGTTTGCCAAGAAATGCGGCAAGAAGAGCAGCCGAAAAACTTTCGACAAGATATGAAACAAtatctaaatttaatgCAGATAATGATTCAACCTCTGAATCTGATTCCGAATCTTCCAGCGGCAATGAGTCTGATAGAATAGCTAGTGATGTTGAAGCAGATGGAGATAAGGATCGTTTACAATCTGCTACTGGTAAAGTGCCACATCAAAACCATAATATTGTTGTCCGCGAAAATAacgaaattaaaaaattgaatattcaTGATTTAAATACTAGAGTAATCACTTCAGATCCAAACACCTCAACAGCTAACacagataaaaatattataccAAAGCAGATTATatctgaaaaaaatgaatcacTTAGTAGCAGCACAAAACCAACTCCAAAGGATATACCAGGGTCTCAACCACCTGCTAATACTTCGAGGGGAGTGGCCTCGCTTCCAAATCGTGAAGTTGAACTAAATATTCAGGCACCAATCCTttcaaaaaagaacaacaaTATACCTGTATTCGAAGAATCTAATACTAGTACAGTTCCTCAAATATTAAGGAAGCCTAGTTTTTTGGAATCTGAGATTGACTCAGAAGTGAATGATGTATTCGATAAGACGACTAACGAAAGTATGAATCCTATTTCgattaataaaataccaGCTGTGCATTCTATGAATAAGCCACCTGCTGTACATTCGAAAAATCAACCGCCTACTATTCGTTCAACAAACAGCAAACCATCTGCCGCTATGCCTTCGATCATCAAACCATCTGCTACTATGCCTTCTATAATCAAGCCATCTGCCACTATACCTTCTAGCAGCAAATCATCTACCACTATGCCTTCTAATAGTATACCACCTATAGCTTATACATCAAATAAGAAGGCAAATAATGATACTAAGACAAATAGTAAACTACCTACTAATACTACTAATAACATTCCCCCAGCTTTTAGTTCTGCAAATAACATATCTGCTGCATTTACTCCCACAAACAGAAGAGAATCTGTTTCTAATGCCACTAAGGATACGATTGAAATGCAACCTTCAGGAAAAGTTAAGAATTTGTTATCTTCACAATCTGTACAAAAActaaatattcaattatcaaaagaaaGTGACTCTAGCAGCAGCTCTGACGGTAGTACTGATAGCACAAGTAGTGATTCTGATTCAAGTCGTGAAGACGAAGAAGATTCaagatttaaaaacatACGTGAAGTAAATGCTGCATTacaaaaaagataa
- the TPHA0I02760 gene encoding CAP domain-containing protein (similar to Saccharomyces cerevisiae PRY1 (YJL079C) and PRY2 (YKR013W); ancestral locus Anc_1.291), protein MKLSNLTIAAVASAAAVAAAPAVVVEHVHASPTITVQGYVYFENGVAQTSYTTIDDSTKTQAAAVAAAVVPTLVANANVADSTSSTSTSTSTTTLTQQSTTSSSTTTTEVAAPSTSSTSTQAAAPSTSSTAQAAATTAVATTDSSLSDFANEMLNAHNAKRALHQDTNSLEWSSDLASYAQNYADNYDCSGTLTHSGGSYGENLAAGYDGADAVEAWYSEISSYDFSNPAYSSSTGHFTQLVWKSSTQVGCGFKQCNNDWGTYIICSYNPAGNYIGQFAENVGNLL, encoded by the coding sequence ATGAAGCTATCTAATTTAACTATCGCTGCCGTTGCTTCTGCCGCTGCCGTTGCTGCTGCTCCagctgttgttgttgagCACGTTCACGCTTCTCCAACTATTACCGTACAAGGTTACGTCTACTTCGAAAATGGTGTTGCTCAGACCAGCTACACCACCATCGATGATTCTACCAAGACTCAAGCTGCTGCTGTCGCCGCTGCTGTTGTTCCAACTTTGGTCGCCAACGCCAACGTCGCTGACAGCACCAGCTCTACTTCAACTTCCACATCCACCACTACTCTAACCCAACAATCGACTACCTCTTCTTCAACCACCACCACCGAAGTTGCCGCTCCATCCACCAGTTCCACCTCCACTCAAGCTGCTGCTCCATCCACCTCTTCTACCGCTCAAGCTGCTGCTACTACCGCCGTTGCCACCACTGACAGCAGTCTATCTGACTTCGCTAACGAAATGTTAAACGCTCACAACGCCAAGAGAGCTTTACATCAAGACACTAACTCTCTAGAATGGTCCTCTGATCTTGCAAGTTACGCTCAAAACTACGCTGACAACTACGATTGTTCCGGCACTCTAACTCACTCAGGTGGTAGTTACGGTGAGAATTTGGCTGCTGGTTACGACGGTGCAGATGCTGTCGAAGCCTGGTACAGTGAAATCTCCAGTTACGACTTCTCAAACCCAGCTTACTCTTCTTCCACCGGCCATTTCACTCAATTGGTATGGAAATCTTCTACCCAAGTGGGTTGTGGTTTCAAACAATGTAACAACGACTGGGGTACCTACATCATTTGTTCATACAACCCAGCTGGTAACTACATCGGTCAATTCGCTGAAAACGTCGGCAACCTATTATAA
- the TPHA0I02770 gene encoding uncharacterized protein (similar to Saccharomyces cerevisiae SCP160 (YJL080C); ancestral locus Anc_1.290) has translation MAGYPKLNANTASEFIGEASPALSLNSGTPTRASISIDTTEVSATSSIFNPENEDDIEDFSEEEIIEEVIPVEEIPVEEAPVEDAPVEDAPVEEAPVEEAPVEEAPEEQVSPSEIIVDQKDAVIQAPKKVSIKDLPTLASNVDIPVFSTGWGSNVKPKQIDTKAMKSLSGSFPSAAAVEAKPMRSKHIQESFKINGDTSSKSNKVNYTEIASSVKKQFKVSIESTTSATGRLIIVSGNSDDVINAKRILLKRLEKPVNVELQVPTSCKPAIIGLGGRNIRELISKYQIRIHIEDKPIQDSFDENLNDTLTNIELYGDSASVDLVKKNINTTVKEETKNATFRVPVENKSLIAYINIKDVNDAKTHSSIKVQFNEKNEEFTISGSREEAKEVMNEVKSYLSNLSASIEEENIKIPYKFQVLIDAYEIRKTFNVTVEFPKTQEEETVRFVGPKDKVSEAINFARTTSKDYLIEVLDISRSHSNNLEHAKRLVLLFEKYNSLKKIAAEYEGVKFYLPSFQKFENSKSVEIIITSLKDSSKLLKFARKEIINLVDGISPADLLIIDDIEYELFHRETSTILEANTDIVKFIQLGDVATGNNEIVLAAYNESNDFKPAADEIKSILEKSNKSLDKIRESQHSLASETLMMESNLQDELLNSNSKPYLLIDEEIEKHNGSIQIKLHTPDSDSVLIRGHEKSIKLAKKSLSMIIENPERKHNEVIDVPADVLSRFIGVKGANIQAIRSKYDITTQFADADTKPQSKEPMKVTLIGIQYNVKRAVEFINTEIKRWSDIITKEFIAPLQYHAALIGRRGANLNHLQNKYSVNINFPRENTVVTIRGPSRLVNQAYDELHDLLEFEMKNSNKVVVKVPVAQISRVIGKSGQMINDLRAAYGVEMDFIEETNDLASLKTDQVQLEIVGTKEAIKEASEKVTSILFNSTNFTTENIEVDQKYYKNIIGQNGATLRDIIFKSGGDHLSMTRPINIPRTGAKETHITVQGPKEFVKRAITHIKEIVANAENSITKELDIESGSQGALIGPAGTVRRQLESEFKITLQIPNRGDTKSKVKLIGLPENIEKAEKKIFTEIIKKNFDLEVNVPASIHEFVSERGAFAQSLRINQFVSVRYGSYTKLANTLNNRALSIPIDDVSGNDDEKLKLTITSAPISADSQRTEIIPWRIRYEPVELEGLLSDDSEFSSDEEKKNHMLNLAKQLIEKRISLAPTANTVGYIWAKDTSKFNSVVGPAGTRIIKLRDITGCIINIPRNSEKIKNVIYVRGTESDVKACTQTIMDLLK, from the coding sequence ATGGCTGGCTATCCAAAATTGAATGCCAACACAGCTTCTGAATTCATTGGCGAAGCTTCTCCAGCTCTGTCATTAAACTCAGGAACCCCTACCCGTGCTTCAATCTCAATTGATACCACTGAAGTTTCGGCCACTTCTTCAATCTTCAATCCTGAGAATGAAGATGACATCGAGGACTTCAGTGAAGAAGAGATCATTGAAGAAGTCATTCCAGTTGAAGAAATTCCGGTTGAGGAAGCTCCTGTTGAGGACGCTCCTGTTGAGGACGCTCCTGTCGAGGAAGCTCCAGTTGAAGAAGCTCCAGTTGAAGAAGCTCCTGAAGAACAAGTCTCTCCTTCTGAAATCATTGTTGATCAAAAGGATGCTGTAATTCAAGCACCAAAGAAGGTTTCAATCAAGGACTTACCAACCCTAGCTTCTAATGTTGATATTCCAGTTTTCTCAACTGGTTGGGGTTCAAATGTCAAACCAAAACAAATCGATACTAAAGCAATGAAATCACTAAGTGGTTCTTTCCCATCTGCAGCAGCGGTTGAGGCTAAGCCAATGCGTTCAAAGCACATTCAagaatcatttaaaatcaacGGTGACACTTCATCTAAGTCTAATAAAGTTAATTACACTGAAATTGCTTCCTCGGttaaaaaacaattcaAGGTTTCTATCGAGTCAACAACCTCTGCTACTGGTCGTCTTATTATTGTCTCAGGTAATAGCGATGATGTCATCAATGccaaaagaatattattaaagagATTAGAAAAACCTGTCAATGTCGAATTACAAGTTCCAACATCCTGTAAACCTGCTATTATTGGTTTAGGTGGTAGAAACATCCGTGAATTGATTTCAAAGTACCAAATTAGAATTCATATTGAAGACAAACCGATTCAAGATtcatttgatgaaaatttaaacgATACTTTGACGAACATTGAGTTATATGGTGACTCTGCCTCGGTTGACTTAGTCAAAAAGAACATTAATACTACTGTTAAGGAGGAAACTAAAAATGCTACTTTCAGAGTTCCAGTAGAAAACAAATCACTGATTGCTTATATTAACATTAAAGATGTAAACGATGCTAAAACACATTCATCTATTAAAGTTCAATTTAACGAAAAGAATGAAGAATTTACTATCAGTGGTTCGCGTGAGGAAGCAAAGGAAGTTATGAATGAAGTTAAAAGTTATTTATCTAACTTATCCGCTTCTAtcgaagaagaaaatattaaaattccTTACAAGTTCCAAGTCTTAATTGATGCATATGAAATTAGAAAGACCTTTAACGTTACAGTTGAATTTCCAAAAACTCAAGAAGAGGAAACTGTGAGATTTGTTGGTCCAAAGGATAAAGTCAGCGAAGCAATTAACTTTGCTAGAACTACTTCAAAGGACTACTTAATTGAGGTTCTTGATATCTCAAGATCACATAGTAACAATCTGGAACATGCAAAGAGACTGGtcttattatttgaaaagtaTAACTCATTAAAAAAGATTGCTGCTGAATATGAGGGTGTTAAATTCTATCTTCCATCTTTCCAAAAGTTTGAAAATTCTAAATCAGTTGAGATAATTATCACATCCTTAAAAGATAGTTCAAAACTATTGAAATTTGCTCGTAAggaaataattaatttggTAGATGGTATTTCACCAGCAGACCTTTTGATTATTGACGATATTGAATATGAATTATTCCACAGAGAAACTTCAACCATTCTTGAAGCCAACACTGACATagttaaatttattcaattagGTGATGTAGCAACCGGTAACAATGAAATCGTTTTAGCAGCCTATAATGAatcaaatgattttaaaccAGCTgctgatgaaattaaatctattttggaaaaatcCAATAAATCCTTGGACAAGATCCGTGAATCTCAACATTCGTTAGCTAGCGAAACTTTGATGATGGAGAGTAACCTTCAAGATGAATTATTGAACTCTAATTCTAAGCCATATTTACttattgatgaagaaatcGAAAAACATAATGGTAGCATTCAAATTAAACTTCATACTCCTGATTCCGATTCAGTCCTTATTAGAGGGCATGAAAAATCTATTAAATTAGCAAAGAAGTCCCTAAGCATGATTATAGAGAATCCCGAGAGAAAGCATAATGAAGTTATCGATGTTCCCGCTGATGTATTATCAAGATTTATTGGTGTTAAAGGCGCTAATATCCAAGCTATTCGTTCAAAGTATGACATTACCACTCAATTTGCTGATGCTGATACGAAACCACAATCCAAAGAACCTATGAAGGTTACATTGATTGGTATCCAATACAACGTTAAGCGTGCCGttgaatttataaatacTGAAATTAAGAGATGGTCTGACATCATTactaaagaatttattgCTCCATTACAATATCATGCTGCATTAATTGGTCGTAGAGGTGCTAATTTAAATCATctacaaaataaatatagtGTGAACATTAACTTTCCAAGGGAAAACACAGTTGTTACTATCAGAGGTCCATCTCGTCTTGTCAATCAAGCATACGATGAATTGCACGATTTATTGGAATTCGAAATgaaaaatagtaataagGTTGTCGTTAAGGTGCCAGTTGCGCAAATTTCCAGAGTTATTGGTAAGAGCGGTCAAATGATTAACGATTTGAGAGCTGCTTATGGTGTCGAAATGGACTTCATTGAAGAAACTAATGACTTGGCTAGTTTAAAAACAGACCAAGTTCAATTAGAAATTGTTGGTACCAAAGAGGCCATTAAGGAAGCTTCCGAGAAAGTTACTTCTATTCTATTTAACAGCACAAACTTCACTACCgaaaatattgaagttGATCAGAAATactataaaaatataatcgGTCAAAATGGTGCCACCTTGAgagatattattttcaaatccGGAGGTGATCACTTGAGTATGACTAGACCTATTAACATACCTAGAACAGGTGCCAAGGAAACTCATATTACTGTACAAGGTCCAAAGGAATTCGTTAAAAGAGCTATCACCcatattaaagaaattgtGGCTAATGCTGAAAATTCCATTACCAAAGAATTAGACATTGAGTCTGGAAGCCAAGGTGCTTTGATAGGTCCAGCTGGTACTGTGCGCCGTCAATTGGAAAgtgaatttaaaattactTTACAAATTCCAAATAGAGGTGATACTAAGAGTAAAGTCAAACTGATTGGTTTACCAGAAAATATCGAAAAAGCTGAAAAGAAGATTTTCACtgaaataattaaaaaaaactTTGACTTAGAAGTAAATGTACCAGCTTCTATCCATGAATTTGTATCTGAACGTGGTGCTTTTGCTCAAAGTTTGAGAATTAACCAATTTGTTAGTGTTAGATACGGATCATATACAAAGCTAGCAAATACATTAAACAACCGTGCTTTATCAATCCCAATTGATGATGTATCCGGTAAcgatgatgaaaaattaaagttaACTATCACTTCTGCTCCTATCTCTGCTGATTCTCAGAGAACGGAAATCATCCCATGGAGAATTAGATATGAACCAGTTGAACTTGAAGGTTTGTTAAGCGATGATTCTGAGTTCTCttctgatgaagaaaagaagaaccACATGCTAAATTTAGCTAAACAACTTATAGAAAAGAGAATTAGTTTAGCTCCAACCGCTAACACTGTTGGCTATATTTGGGCCAAGGATACTAGTAAGTTCAACTCTGTTGTTGGACCTGCAGGTACCAGAATTATCAAGTTGAGAGATATTACTGGTTGTATTATTAACATTCCAAGAAATTCAGAAAAGATTAAGAATGTAATCTATGTCAGAGGTACTGAAAGTGATGTTAAAGCTTGTACCCAAACTATCATGGATCTCttaaaatga
- the FPT1 gene encoding chromatin-associated RNAPIII regulator FPT1 (similar to Saccharomyces cerevisiae YKR011C; ancestral locus Anc_1.293), whose amino-acid sequence MAVNELLYLYAGENKPRIKLTCTHTFRSVESLAAYMQEVQDNYYLELQTCMTITDNLKIYSNTRSADDLFYILEFNEVNRSLYLWKSEGSWDVNDAIASFYSRNVVEDKEANVERNSVDRFLSDRRCGKYLDREEWRNFIRGIDFNWAEKGAMDSFWGFFLELMNLEEKKSVCTGNDVDSEGKLLVYRSLIILSILKTRVLQNKIKLKATFLEYYNRMAGLGSRSPSIDSSYSSAASILEENIEELKTCEGDTSQDENELDINYLYEKPVPQYSMHDKNKINRIHKKLTTKNIDNSTIVDNFNKHFKYIIDDYETYHLKFNQIKKRKYTKRNSLPSTD is encoded by the coding sequence ATGGCCGTCAACGAACTGCTGTATCTGTACGCTGGTGAGAACAAACCAAGAATCAAGCTCACGTGCACTCACACCTTCCGATCTGTGGAATCATTGGCTGCTTATATGCAAGAGGTGCAGGATAACTACTACCTGGAGTTGCAGACATGCATGACTATCACTGACAATCTGAAGATATACTCAAACACACGCAGCGCTGACGATCTGTTCTATATCCTAGAGTTCAATGAAGTCAACCGGTCTCTGTACCTTTGGAAATCAGAAGGCTCGTGGGACGTTAACGATGCTATTGCTTCGTTTTATAGCCGCAATGTAGTCGAGGATAAAGAAGCTAATGTGGAACGCAACAGTGTAGATCGCTTCTTGAGCGACAGACGTTGCGGGAAGTATTTGGATCGTGAAGAATGGCGCAACTTTATAAGAGGCATTGACTTCAATTGGGCTGAGAAGGGCGCCATGGACTCGTTTTGGGGGTTTTTTCTCGAGTTGATGAACCttgaagagaaaaaatCAGTTTGCACGGGCAATGATGTCGACTCGGAAGGGAAATTGCTTGTCTATAGGAGTTTGATCATTCTATctattttgaaaacaagagtcttacaaaataaaataaaattaaaagcaACTTTTCTAGAATACTACAATAGAATGGCAGGTCTAGGCAGCCGTTCCCCGAGCATAGACTCATCTTATTCCTCAGCAGCATCGatattagaagaaaatattgagGAATTGAAGACCTGTGAAGGTGACACTTCACAAGATGAAAACGAGTTGGACATCAATTACCTTTATGAAAAACCAGTCCCACAATACTCAATGCATGACAAAAATAAGATCAATAGAATCCACAAAAAGTTAACTActaaaaatatagataatTCTACAATCGTCgacaatttcaataaacattttaaatatatcatagACGATTATGAAACCtatcatttgaaatttaatcaaattaaaaaaagaaaatatacaaaGAGAAACTCTCTTCCTTCAACAGATTGA